The DNA segment AAATTGACTGCCCATAAATATGTCCACAATCACAGGCAATTCGGAGACGTATGCGTCTTTCACATGCAATCCAAATACAAGAAAATGAGTGCGAAGAGAGGTGAATTACAGGGATCTGTGTCAGGCCCTGCAGCGTCCAAGTATAAGTCCACGCTTTGGAATAAAGTGAAAGGGGACCAATTCTTCTACGGAGGTCAGACATTCAGTGCCGCTCCTCCTTCTTGCAACCCGAATATTCAAAGGTGAAATAACAGCATCATATCGATACACATGAATTGATTTTGTCATGTCATGGTGAGGGTGTCATGGTCATGTCATGGTCAGCAGCAGGTCAACATCAACCATCTCTCAGtcatcaaagttttattttgacagGAAAGAATCAAAAATGAAACTAACCAACATCTTGGGAAAGCTGGACACGTCAAGCCAGCAAGCTCAGGTGAATAATTAACTTTCTATTTATAAACGAGAACAATCAGGTTTCAGCTTCTTTGTATCCTCAGGAGCAAGTTGAACGTTCAAAGTCGATGCAAGTGATAAGCGGGATAAAAGAGGAGCAGGTGGTCTCTGGTTGTTCCGATGCTTTGTGAGTTTCAATCAAACTCTTAATTTACCGACGATTTAACTCTTGTTCTCTCAAATTTATCGCCACTTTAcctcaaaaaatttttcatttttatgtttgttggtTCTTAACATGTTATGGTGCTTAACGACAGAGTTATCaacagtaaattttattttcagtgcTGAGATGTTGGCGTCTGGTGACCTGGCAGCTGGATCCAGACAATTCCTCAATCACCTTCAGAGGAAGCAGCACAACAGCGTCGAAGAGAAGAAAGCAAAAACCAGTTTCTCGGCCGGAGATTTTCTGAAACAGCGGAAAAAGTCGAATGATGAAAAggacaataaagtaaaaagaaTCCACTCAGATGAGTCATGAGCGGTTGTATATTTTCAACCAAATCGTCTGATCTTCAACTTTTCAACCCTTAAGTAATTCCTAAAAGCAGGTGAAGGAGCAACCAAGGAAACCAGAGAAGCAACAACCTGCTTGTCAAACCGCACGGCGATCAAACTCAGTGAATTCTGTGTCTGTTGAGGACCTTAAGAAATCTTCGCAGAAGTTGCTTGAGATGAAAAGACGACGCTTCCTGGAGAGAAAACAGAAGAGGTAAAACTCATCCACACACTTTCATCCCGATGCTAGGCACATCGACATCATATTAATTTATGTTCAGCGACACGGCTGCAGTGAACGCAACTCCGTCACAAAGTTTATTGAAAAGTAAAACTCCGACACTGGCAAGTGATGCGGATAGGCAGGGAAGTGTCGATCTGTTCGGTGATTGGCTGACAAACAGAAAGCAGTCAAGCGTAAAAACATCAGTAATTCCAAGTTTAGCGGAGCTTAGAAAAGTAAGTGATTGTGAGATTTTTAAACAACCGAATGAGAAATGGAATGAAGTTGTTGTTTAATGACGTGATAATGtgaataacaatattttattaaacagaGAAAAGCGATCGCAAAACTGAAAGGAGAATCGGGAAAAGTCGAACTTGAAAAATCTGACCCAAACTCAACTGGAATTGGTCGAATTAAACGGATTCGAAACAATCAAAAACTTCAAGaaaaaattcttgaaaaagTAAAAGGGAATCGGAAAGATTTTTCGACGGAATCAAAAGAAAATCTTCCTGAGAACCCGAATGATCGATCGAGTACGAAGCTTCGACTCTCGTTTGAAGGAGTTTATTATTAAGGAGTTGCCCGATTTAGTTTGTGAAAGCTCAAAAATAAGCTAATTTCCCCACAGACACTACTCCAGTACGACCGTGTTAAGAATTAATGTcacttttactattttttaGTTCTTGGCGGCTCAACTATGAGTGAGGAGGAGTTCAACAGGATTTTAAGCGCCACCTCGTCCCATTCAAACGAATTGGAAGTGGTGAGTGAACGAGGCAACTGACGTGCGACCTTGGTGGTGGTTTACTTTTAATCTTGTGACCTGTAGGAGGAGCTAGAGAGGCAGGAAAAGTACTTCAACCCGCTGATAAAGAAAGAAATGTTGGAACAAAAGATGGCGGAAACATTTGAAGTTGCCGCGAAGGTAGGTGGCTGCAACAAACTATGGCTTTGAGCAGttgcaaatcatgtgactagATTTGATTGAATGTCGCACATGCGCAGGTGGTCACGTGCCAGCAGTGCAGTTACACGTTCTGGGCACCCCACGAGCGTTGCAAGCAGCTCCAGCACGCCCTCACGTGGAGGAACACGAAGAGGCGTTTCTTCGAATGCAGCAACTGCAAGCAGCGCACAAGCACTTGGGAGCCCTACCCCACCAAGCCATGCAGGTACTACTCGTATACTACTGTTTAGACAATCgtgttattgtgacgtaataaatatTGGTTGTGACCTCAGTGACTGTGGCAACGAGAAGAAGTGGAAAAGGACGAGTATGTTGAGGTCCAAGAACAACGTGAAGTTGGACTCGGAGTTGTTGCTTATTCGTGGCGCCGAACATTCTAGGTTTTTGAGTTCTATGAAATAGTGTCGTGTATGCGATAAATCGTGGTTCAAGAATAAACAATCGTGTCGTCTTTCTTCTGCGTGGTTTATTGAGTCGACAGAAATGCATGAACGTCAGAACTCGAAATTGTAAGTAAGCATGTGAACACAtcgaaacaataaaaacaatgacGTATGCGTGACGTCATATGGGGTGGATTTCAACGCAACAAACGATAATCAAGTCAGTCCACTGCGTCCATGTCCGTGTAGTCCAACGAAATTTCGTTTTCTTCTGTCGTCACTTGCGGTTCTACCGTCTTGATCGGAAGTGACGTTTCGCTTTCTTCGTGCGCGGAGGGGCTAGCTTCTGCAATAGAGGCGTCATTAGTGACGTTCACAACCGTTTGGCTGAAATAATTCAGCATACCTGTGGGGGAATCCCCGAGCGACGTCATCTTCTGTTCTCCGGTCTCCATGTCAGAGGCTTCGTCCAACTCGAACACGTCCTATATAAGAATatatatgaagcagataaacaGACGATCGCGGATCGACGTAAGAAGCAGAGAGCGGAAGTTACATCGTATTTGACAAGGGCACTAGGAGGGAGCTTCGGAGAGTGGAGGGGCGACACGTTGATGAGGTCGCTCGCATCCGACCTGTAGCCGTCCATGTCGTCGTCGAAGGAGTTGTTCCTCGGAGGTGAGCACGACTCGTCTGAGTTCTTCCTCGACGTGGTTAAGTGGTTGCCGTCCCCCATCTGGTTCACCAGCCCACTAGGACCGGCCGCTTCCATAGAAATGTCATCCTGCGACGCGTTCTCTCCGCGCTCCTGGGCAACTGTCCAGCACATGACAACATAAAGATCTACGCTATTgatttattatgacgtcacaacacAAAAGACAAACCTTCCGGTGCACAAGGCGATGGTGACGTCATCTCCTAAACAAAGGGCGACGTTATTTTACGTCATATGTGAGCGAATAATATGAGTGATGTCACATATCGAGTCACCTCATAAACGTTCCCTGATTCGCGTCGTCTATAAAGCATGACGTAGGCTGCTTTCGTCACAACCTGCTTCTCTGACGGTATCCTCGTCACGTGACTGTCGTCGCACAACCTCCAGCCTGAAACGAGGGCGATGGGTTAGAAAGAAGAGACCCGGGTTAGGGGAATACCCGGAACCCCACtcaccgacggtactttcccTGCTGTTTCCGAGGTCGGATAGTCTGACGTAGGAGGTGTAATGTCCCCCAAATATCCCACCGTGGTGATTGACAACCGCGAATAAGTCGTATATCTGGGGCTTTCCGTCGCgctttgtgatgcaataagGTGACATGTCCAGACCACTGCAAGATGAATTGTTAGGTCATAATCTCACCCTGATACATGCATTGAGACTATCTCGAAGTTGAACGTGACAATGTACCTGGTTGGGAAATCAACGAACATGTCGATCTTGTCTCTCCAAAGGTGGTTCTTGAATGAGAATCTCTTCAGCTGGACGATGAGGATATCTGGTAGTTGCCATAGCGACATTTCCTTCGTTGCTTCGCGGTGTTCCTTGCATCTTGGACAGTACCTGGAACAATTTCAagtcaattttcattcttcAAGTTGTGAGAAAACTTCTTATCATCTCTTTTTGATCTAACATGTGATCTGTGCTTAATAAGCTCGACGGTAAAAGGGCTCACGCTACAGACACTCAGTTACAAGTGGTATTTGAAAGGGCATAATTTCGGTTTCGTCGAAACTTTAACAATAATCTGAGTCAGAACCCATATTCTGAGCATAAAGAACAGTTCCAAACGACACTGGCAATGCTTACTATCACACCCTTACAACATAGACATCACCAACAAAGGGGCTCGTACCAGGCCTCTTCAGGAGCTAGGACTTCCGGCTTGGTGAAGAGCCGGATGCAATCGTACAAGTTTGCTGTTTCAGTTTGCTCCCCCACGTCTAGAACTTCGGGTTCGAACTGCTTGGTGAAAACTTTGACGAACGTGGGTGACTTTGAGTCGGTGTTCCAGTCCATCGCCAGGAATTTATAATCTTTCAAATCTATCTTGTCTTGGCCtggaaataaaattgattaaaattaaaacttttagcatcGTAGCAACAAAGCCGGTGCATTTTTTGACACAACAATAGATCAATGAATAGGTTTGGAGTAGGTTGATTTAATACGCTGTGAGACTTGTTACAGGATTTATGATTCTCTTCTTTATCATTTCAATCCTTTAGTGGAGCATAAGCTTCCAGGAAAGAGTCAGGGAATTGGTgcttaaaagattttttttaaacaagttttctGAGCTAAACAAAATTCTTACAGTATATACAGGACTTTTAGGCAAATAAGTTGTTCGTTTTATGCTCACGGAGACATAAaacaacatagaaatcatatatTTACTATGGTTCTCTGTCCATAGAAGCCTATAATGCAGTAGATTACCGAAATCTATCAAAGGCGTTTCGATGTTGGTGCCAGACCAGTTGATTGGAGTAATGTGGAAATTAAGACCTGCAAAGATGATTAGACGAAGTTAGGTTGCGACAAACAACTCGTCTCAATCTTTCAATTAgcaaaaatgtacaaaattaGAATAAGTCAGGTAGCATGAGAATAATGGTCATAGTAACTAACGTAACTACATAGGCTCGAAGGAGTGATGAATGAGTAAATTTTACCTTAACGAAGATCAACTTACCGTCATTcactgtgacgtcatcatctgTAATTTCACTGCTCTGAAAGTAGCTTATCTCGATAGAGTGTCTGGAAAGAGAAGCAAGACTTCTAAGCAATTTGAATTCACTGAAATTATTAACAAGGATGCCTGCACTTGCCTTGCATATTTAATTAAACACGTTTTAATATTGTCATAGGACGTGCACGATTCTTTCAACGAAGCCACAAATGGAAAACCGACAAGGTCAGGAACCCTCTGGCAAGTTTTCCGATGTTGCGGCCAATCACATCGCTGGCATTGCCTGCATCATAATGGAGTTTAGAGTGTGTCTTGCAACTCACATTTACCCACATACGAAGTCATTGCATAAACATGATTGTTTGCTCATATTGATAAAATGTATCACTCTGGTTTGATCAGTTACTGAAGCATGTGTAGGTGTGTTATGTTCAGTTAACAATTACATGTTTCACATTGCTCACACATAACAACATAGTTGCTGATGTGCTACTGTAGGTTGGTAACAAGAGGCAAAAAACACATTTGATGAGTCAATATAACAGAACAGATAACCACAATGGTTACTTGCCGACATCTATTAACATGAAAAGCTTGTATGTCACATTTCCAGTGAAACTTACACGTAAGTAAACCATTAGGTTTGCAAATGAAATCTAAAGGCTGTGGCAGCATGCCAACAATTCATGGATGACTTACTGGTCACAATAGGCGACTCTGAGGCACTTTAAACATCTTTTAATTTTGACATCATTGCCGGGAGTCTTGTCACAATAAGTGCATCGAGATCCCACCTCGGGTTCGGTCCGTCGTTGAAGAATCACAACTTCATACACAGGCTCTCCTGCCTCCGATGGAGATATCGCTTCCTGGCTGCGTGATCATGTGATcgtgaaataaaaacatgatcATGTGATGTCATCACCATTGATGACGAAAAGTGGATTGAGATAGGTCAGGCACGAACATGAAAACCAAACACAaccaaatgaaaatattttaacaattgtTGGTTTAGTTTGcaagttgcaaaaaataatatgGTTTAATAATTTCTTGTCGTAATGTGAGTATAGTGGAAGAGTTCTTGGAAAAGATGATTTTGTTTCGTAAATCATGATTAGTGAGAGACATTTCACTTATACACTTACTTTTGCCGATAATTTACATTATGCGTAAAtaatttttcgtcaaaaataGTCAACTTTAAAAGTAATCACATGCCCAAATTTTGCTATGTCATGAATTTATACATGTCTGGGTTCATATTGGTTGCTTCCTTAACATGGATGCTATTGTAGACACATATACTGCAAGCACGATGACTTTTTGCCGTTAACAAAACCATTAACAGCATGATTAGTTAtcattagggcgattattttttgaactaaaaaacgaaagtttttgacctaaaaattgaaaatttgacattaaaaaacttttttttgaaaaattttgagatatgatgaactcaagtagttaaattatgcattattgtacaaaaaattaaaatttattgtagtaaagaagggcaaaaatctgaacacagacctagcctattctgaaaagggaaatcagctaattacaaatcactgccaaaaaactCCAACTAAGACActacaaaaactgttcaatacatttgtctaaactaaagatacatgatgtatctaaagcaaaatcgaagcaagagctgattcacaataagtagacaatgggccatttacaacagtataaagtaggctacaaggtgtgtagaggttggggtcgttttaggatgtagaggttgatgccgacagatgcagatacagatgcagagtttatcggtcttagcttacgttacgttattgacttagttaacctactacattagtatctgactctattgttgcgtgcggttagaattctctaacctttctgatagccgaacgttcgtattatattataacaaataccgtttgccagaaaaggcttttattgtaggtgctgtacactttctcaatattacaaataaccgagaacacaagtcatgtgactgtttacacgatgtctactgattcaatcaccacaactacagtagtacggtattacatatgtctataacttcgcgtctgtgactgaggttctgaggctctgagggagtctcacacaaaagttcaagcttataaaacgtgctgcgatgtggcggaaatatatgacaaaaaaggcatgaacatttcaaagcgtgtgaacgtgaaaatcggtgtgtttgcaatgcaaagtaaatttggttaagttggaaacagttacttggaagcgacctggtaacgtactaaataaggagctttcacacgaagttattcgtagcaagttttcaaatataccaacggtagtttgcagtgttctgaaaaggcaagttttaaactccatttactagctggaaaactctttcataagaatgatgtggcgggactgaaagtttaaaaactccaattgttctggaaaacacatttctacgaaagacgtaaggattttacaaaagcgagccaagccgccacaggtgtacaatgtaaaatggcaatttcacctacagtgcaacctATATGACATCAcgaaaatgcagtttgtaaacaatttgacctggttaaaaattttgactttttaaacaattttgacaatttttgacctaatgctgtaaatttgacaaatttttgaatttttttgacaagtcaaaaaataatcgccctagttatcaaaataaatcaaGCAATTAtcagtaaataacaaaaatactcACACAAAAATGACATCGGTAGATAAAACTTTATCAAGGCTCGAATCAGGGACAAAAAATCGATGAATCCTGTGACGATAAACTTCAAACATTCTCAGCTGAAACATATCATCGATGTGTGAGAGCTGACAGCAGCATTAgtgatttatttattgataCTGATTGGTCGTCTACGTTTAAATGGTAACGATCAACGCAACGATAAATAAGAATTTTACTTATCAGATCTAGTGTGGACAGTTAGGGGCATTACATGGTCAATTGaacatttcattaattttgcGACTTGATCAAAAACTTCTTGTGCCGTCCCTCCATGCTTTGTGATCGTCACGGTCAGCTGCACACAACAGACACATTTAttcaattgcaaaaaaatttgtaagtaGACAAAAACTGATCAACGTATAGCAGTGATTCGAaggaaaaaataacataaattatATTAAAGCTGCcacacaaacacaaaaaatgcaaaacaaattgataaaaactgCACCTGCACAGGTGTTTTGTCTGGGTCTTTGTGCAGGAAGTAGAGTGTAAATAATCGAGTCGCTTTCGGAAGAAGaacagataaaaataaaaaaggatCGAACTTTGTTgaatgctgaaaataaaagaattcGTCTGACAACTTTCAGCggaaagtgaaaaataaacttttacatcCGAACAAAACTGGTCCATCAAGCCTTGCAACACGACAACTGTATTTATTTGTGAATAGATAGTGGTTTAATGATCTTATAAATTATTTCTTCTCAGAATATTGTCTGGCCTCGAAATGACTCTGCAAAGCAAACCCACTAATACCCTGAAACACCAACCTTATCACATTCAGGACATACAAGCTTCGATTTAAATATTCCGTGAAAAAGATCAACAATAAAAGAATCGTTTCGAGATTTGTGCAATTTCCAACTTTCTTCTGCCACCAAGTGGTCAGGTTTGCCCTCCTGTTCTTTGATCTGAAACAGAGGAACGTGTCGTTATTTAAATCTTTGTCCAATAGATTGTtgtttaataataatcaatttgTGCATTTCTAGAACTGAAGTTCTAGAATCTTCTAGAACTTTGTGCCTAAAGCTCCAGGCCAAATCACATCTGCCACACGATGCAACATAGGTAATAAATCCATGTATGTTTGGCCGTGTATGTCTGTGACCGAAACAAAACCTAACAGCATCTACGGTACAAAGTTCAAACGTTGCACTGCTGTACGAAGTACTTTTTGGTCCCAGGATATCAgaatcagaaaattttaacaatataaCCACAAACTCTAACAATAACATAGCAGAGAGTTTTAGGAACCACAATTATGACCTCATAATAAGGTTTATCTTTGATTCGATTCACGTCCTCGTGAAGTTGATCAAGTAGGAACGCCATGAACTCCTGCGCGTCGTGCTGCATGTAATCGGTGAAGCGTGACTCCTTCTCACCCACTGCCCACTGAAGAAAATGTTAGAAATTAGTATTTCTCCAACTCGAGGTTGCTAATACAACACAAAATGCCTGGATTATCTAGAAATAAGACATTTTGTTAGTTAAAGAATGCAACCATTATAAAATAAAGCAATCAAATTGACTTAATGCAGCTTATTTTATGCCAGCTGTGTGtgcaaatgaaaacttttaattatGGAACAATTGGTTCCTATCATTTGGAAAAGTGGATTTTCTCAGATTTGGTGCTCAAAGATTTTTGGACTATGAAGATCATAGTGAGATTATTTCAGAAATAATTTCATTCCAGCAAACACATTTCACATTCACAGTTTACGCAAACAATTATCACTGATGCAATAAACGGAGAGCCGACCCTGAACTTGCTGGGAGCAAATGAGTGGGTCTTGGAAGACCACAACTTTCCCACAACGGCGGAGAATTCCTCGGCCATTCTCCCTTTCATTCCGAGAGGATTTTCAAGGTTGATATCCTTCTTGAAGTGTTTCCCTGGAAACATGACATCATCACTTATACAAACGATACTCAACACACAGAGAAATCATAGATGCTTACCAACAAAATAGTCTCGAACTTCTACTGTGTTAGCGAGAGCCTGCAACACACTGTTCATGAAGCAGGTGTTGCCGACGTTATCCAGACCTGAGTTCAAAGCAAAGCAAAGTTTGACTGAGACatcaaaaattattcaaaCTTGCAGATTTGCCACCATCAGTAAGTCTACTTTCACTTTTTACCAACTTTAACATCATAAATGTTCAACAAACCTGTGCAACCAGGCTTTGAGCCGGTTTCAGCTGATTTGTTCAGTGAATTGTTTGACAAGTTGTTGTACCAGACACTTTGCACTGGCTCCGAAGCTCCGTCACCGCTGGTGGATGCTGCTGGTGCAAGAGGCAACCACCGGAATGAAAATGAGGACAGGATATAAATGATGccataaaataaagaaaatgttcGATAAGACgtgtaacaaaaacaaaccttCATTAAATAAATCCAAATTTTCCTCGTCTGATTCGCAGTTGTTATGAGATGTATCTGTTAAAATTATGACACGTTTCATTGATATCTTATACAATAATCCATGAATCCGTTATATTGTATCCACCATTTTATCCTGTTTTCAAAACACAAGAAACTGAGTGTTttaagaaatataaaatgaagtCAAACAGAAAGCACCTTTCGGGGATTGCTGGGTTACATCCATGAGGTTGCTCCATCTTTCCGCCTTTTTCTTCACCAATTTGATTTCCATA comes from the Clavelina lepadiformis chromosome 5, kaClaLepa1.1, whole genome shotgun sequence genome and includes:
- the LOC143459372 gene encoding ubiquitin carboxyl-terminal hydrolase 19-like isoform X5 → MHRENAAKLGTRQICNRNAGTKRRGNSLERNMANSPGPFCMSWSQRGHDIYMIFERNTLELNLQDFDVALTDQTCTIRVPGLEKHWNFFLEVKAKDAHRVQNDNRLIIVVPKKDPTLCWPSLKLEADTSSREEVSEPIVPCGDEPPPEKILHQSVEVDNTTTTESVSSEEMAAEEKALSNVTIATGTIVTNGILKGGDRPVGAGVQSEGSEMQSTETEVNGPKFQHSGACHHLTSVKHDWYNSGNEMIVLTLYIPHLDPWGCNPVFLDDQLQISFKTGDEKFHTKHDTTSEVMFVWKIKLSGEIVPEKCTHRVNLKNMEIKLVKKKAERWSNLMDVTQQSPKASTSGDGASEPVQSVWYNNLSNNSLNKSAETGSKPGCTGLDNVGNTCFMNSVLQALANTVEVRDYFVGKHFKKDINLENPLGMKGRMAEEFSAVVGKLWSSKTHSFAPSKFRWAVGEKESRFTDYMQHDAQEFMAFLLDQLHEDVNRIKDKPYYEIKEQEGKPDHLVAEESWKLHKSRNDSFIVDLFHGIFKSKLVCPECDKHSTKFDPFLFLSVLLPKATRLFTLYFLHKDPDKTPVQLTVTITKHGGTAQEVFDQVAKLMKCSIDHLRMFEVYRHRIHRFFVPDSSLDKVLSTDVIFVQEAISPSEAGEPVYEVVILQRRTEPEVGSRCTYCDKTPGNDVKIKRCLKCLRVAYCDQQCQRCDWPQHRKTCQRVPDLVGFPFVASLKESCTSYDNIKTCLIKYARHSIEISYFQSSEITDDDVTVNDGLNFHITPINWSGTNIETPLIDFGNLLHYRLLWTENHSQDKIDLKDYKFLAMDWNTDSKSPTFVKVFTKQFEPEVLDVGEQTETANLYDCIRLFTKPEVLAPEEAWYCPRCKEHREATKEMSLWQLPDILIVQLKRFSFKNHLWRDKIDMFVDFPTSGLDMSPYCITKRDGKPQIYDLFAVVNHHGGIFGGHYTSYVRLSDLGNSRESTVGWRLCDDSHVTRIPSEKQVVTKAAYVMLYRRRESGNVYEEMTSPSPCAPEVAQERGENASQDDISMEAAGPSGLVNQMGDGNHLTTSRKNSDESCSPPRNNSFDDDMDGYRSDASDLINVSPLHSPKLPPSALVKYDDVFELDEASDMETGEQKMTSLGDSPTEASPSAHEESETSLPIKTVEPQVTTEENEISLDYTDMDAVD
- the LOC143459372 gene encoding ubiquitin carboxyl-terminal hydrolase 19-like isoform X2, with the protein product MHRENAAKLGTRQICNRNAGTKRRGNSLERNMANSPGPFCMSWSQRGHDIYMIFERNTLELNLQDFDVALTDQTCTIRVPGLEKHWNFFLEVKAKDAHRVQNDNRLIIVVPKKDPTLCWPSLKLEADTSSREEVSEPIVPCGDEPPPEKILHQSVEVDNTTTTESVSSEEMAAEEKALSNVTIATGTIVTNGILKGGDRPVGAGVQSEGSEMQSTETEVNGPKFQHSGACHHLTSVKHDWYNSGNEMIVLTLYIPHLDPWGCNPVFLDDQLQISFKTGDEKFHTKHDTTSEVMFVWKIKLSGEIVPEKCTHRVNLKNMEIKLVKKKAERWSNLMDVTQQSPKDTSHNNCESDEENLDLFNEASTSGDGASEPVQSVWYNNLSNNSLNKSAETGSKPGCTGLDNVGNTCFMNSVLQALANTVEVRDYFVGKHFKKDINLENPLGMKGRMAEEFSAVVGKLWSSKTHSFAPSKFRWAVGEKESRFTDYMQHDAQEFMAFLLDQLHEDVNRIKDKPYYEIKEQEGKPDHLVAEESWKLHKSRNDSFIVDLFHGIFKSKLVCPECDKHSTKFDPFLFLSVLLPKATRLFTLYFLHKDPDKTPVQLTVTITKHGGTAQEVFDQVAKLMKCSIDHLRMFEVYRHRIHRFFVPDSSLDKVLSTDVIFVQEAISPSEAGEPVYEVVILQRRTEPEVGSRCTYCDKTPGNDVKIKRCLKCLRVAYCDQQCQRCDWPQHRKTCQRVPDLVGFPFVASLKESCTSYDNIKTCLIKYARHSIEISYFQSSEITDDDVTVNDGLNFHITPINWSGTNIETPLIDFGNLLHYRLLWTENHSQDKIDLKDYKFLAMDWNTDSKSPTFVKVFTKQFEPEVLDVGEQTETANLYDCIRLFTKPEVLAPEEAWYCPRCKEHREATKEMSLWQLPDILIVQLKRFSFKNHLWRDKIDMFVDFPTSGLDMSPYCITKRDGKPQIYDLFAVVNHHGGIFGGHYTSYVRLSDLGNSRESTVGWRLCDDSHVTRIPSEKQVVTKAAYVMLYRRRESGNVYEEMTSPSPCAPEVAQERGENASQDDISMEAAGPSGLVNQMGDGNHLTTSRKNSDESCSPPRNNSFDDDMDGYRSDASDLINVSPLHSPKLPPSALVKYDDVFELDEASDMETGEQKMTSLGDSPTEASPSAHEESETSLPIKTVEPQVTTEENEISLDYTDMDAVD
- the LOC143459372 gene encoding ubiquitin carboxyl-terminal hydrolase 19-like isoform X4, with translation MHRENAAKLGTRQICNRNAGTKRRGNSLERNMANSPGPFCMSWSQRGHDIYMIFERNTLELNLQDFDVALTDQTCTIRVPGLEKHWNFFLEVKAKDAHRVQNDNRLIIVVPKKDPTLCWPSLKLEADTSSREEVSEPIVPCGDEPPPEKILHQSVEVDNTTTTESVSSEEMAAEEKALSNVTIATGTIVTNGILKGGDRPVGAGVQSEGSEMQSTETEVNGPKFQHSGACHHLTSVKHDWYNSGNEMIVLTLYIPHLDPWGCNPVFLDDQLQISFKTGDEKFHTKHDTTSEVMFVWKIKLSGEIVPEKCTHRVNLKNMEIKLVKKKAERWSNLMDVTQQSPKDTSHNNCESDEENLDLFNEAASTSGDGASEPVQSVWYNNLSNNSLNKSAETGSKPGCTGLDNVGNTCFMNSVLQALANTVEVRDYFVGKHFKKDINLENPLGMKGRMAEEFSAVVGKLWSSKTHSFAPSKFRWAVGEKESRFTDYMQHDAQEFMAFLLDQLHEDVNRIKDKPYYEIKEQEGKPDHLVAEESWKLHKSRNDSFIVDLFHGIFKSKLVCPECDKHSTKFDPFLFLSVLLPKATRLFTLYFLHKDPDKTPVQLTVTITKHGGTAQEVFDQVAKLMKCSIDHLRMFEVYRHRIHRFFVPDSSLDKVLSTDVIFVQEAISPSEAGEPVYEVVILQRRTEPEVGSRCTYCDKTPGNDVKIKRCLKCLRVAYCDQQCQRCDWPQHRKTCQRVPDLVGFPFVASLKESCTSYDNIKTCLIKYARHSIEISYFQSSEITDDDVTVNDGLNFHITPINWSGTNIETPLIDFGQDKIDLKDYKFLAMDWNTDSKSPTFVKVFTKQFEPEVLDVGEQTETANLYDCIRLFTKPEVLAPEEAWYCPRCKEHREATKEMSLWQLPDILIVQLKRFSFKNHLWRDKIDMFVDFPTSGLDMSPYCITKRDGKPQIYDLFAVVNHHGGIFGGHYTSYVRLSDLGNSRESTVGWRLCDDSHVTRIPSEKQVVTKAAYVMLYRRRESGNVYEEMTSPSPCAPEVAQERGENASQDDISMEAAGPSGLVNQMGDGNHLTTSRKNSDESCSPPRNNSFDDDMDGYRSDASDLINVSPLHSPKLPPSALVKYDDVFELDEASDMETGEQKMTSLGDSPTEASPSAHEESETSLPIKTVEPQVTTEENEISLDYTDMDAVD
- the LOC143459372 gene encoding ubiquitin carboxyl-terminal hydrolase 19-like isoform X3 produces the protein MHRENAAKLGTRQICNRNAGTKRRGNSLERNMANSPGPFCMSWSQRGHDIYMIFERNTLELNLQDFDVALTDQTCTIRVPGLEKHWNFFLEVKAKDAHRVQNDNRLIIVVPKKDPTLCWPSLKLEADTSSREEVSEPIVPCGDEPPPEKILHQSVEVDNTTTTESVSSEEMAAEEKALSNVTIATGTIVTNGILKGGDRPVGAGVQSEGSEMQSTETEVNGPKFQHSGACHHLTSVKHDWYNSGNEMIVLTLYIPHLDPWGCNPVFLDDQLQISFKTGDEKFHTKHDTTSEVMFVWKIKLSGEIVPEKCTHRVNLKNMEIKLVKKKAERWSNLMDVTQQSPKDTSHNNCESDEENLDLFNEAASTSGDGASEPVQSVWYNNLSNNSLNKSAETGSKPGCTGLDNVGNTCFMNSVLQALANTVEVRDYFVGKHFKKDINLENPLGMKGRMAEEFSAVVGKLWSSKTHSFAPSKFRWAVGEKESRFTDYMQHDAQEFMAFLLDQLHEDVNRIKDKPYYEIKEQEGKPDHLVAEESWKLHKSRNDSFIVDLFHGIFKSKLVCPECDKHSTKFDPFLFLSVLLPKATRLFTLYFLHKDPDKTPVQLTVTITKHGGTAQEVFDQVAKLMKCSIDHLRMFEVYRHRIHRFFVPDSSLDKVLSTDVIFVQEAISPSEAGEPVYEVVILQRRTEPEVGSRCTYCDKTPGNDVKIKRCLKCLRVAYCDQQCQRCDWPQHRKTCQRVPDLVGFPFVASLKESCTSYDNIKTCLIKYARHSIEISYFQSSEITDDDVTVNDGLNFHITPINWSGTNIETPLIDFGNLLHYRLLWTENHSQDKIDLKDYKFLAMDWNTDSKSPTFVKVFTKQFEPEVLDVGEQTETANLYDCIRLFTKPEVLAPEEAWYCPRCKEHREATKEMSLWQLPDILIVQLKRFSFKNHLWRDKIDMFVDFPTSGLDMSPYCITKRDGKPQIYDLFAVVNHHGGIFGGHYTSYVRLSDLGNSRESTVGWRLCDDSHVTRIPSEKQVVTKAAYVMLYRRRESGNVYEMTSPSPCAPEVAQERGENASQDDISMEAAGPSGLVNQMGDGNHLTTSRKNSDESCSPPRNNSFDDDMDGYRSDASDLINVSPLHSPKLPPSALVKYDDVFELDEASDMETGEQKMTSLGDSPTEASPSAHEESETSLPIKTVEPQVTTEENEISLDYTDMDAVD